One stretch of Leadbetterella byssophila DSM 17132 DNA includes these proteins:
- a CDS encoding fibronectin type III domain-containing protein: protein MKKLIYILLLFSPFWASAQQDSTKVHLSLISHYQGDSVLLRWAPDRAGAWSLLLKTGYTLQRSEVSSDTSKMRWVNLHSNPILPEPLDKWKHFKTEYPLIAAQAIYGKTFAQTMMEKSDELSNRYSYTLLASDLDFTTARYAGLAFVDKKVDANKQYVYRLMAAQPLKKYLPVDTAYTAVSSIPTKPWDGPGILKTDELERKINIYWISNIHSAFYIERSEDGKNFKRLNQLPFVPMKNPQLEEQEFHTYSDTLVQNYKKYWYRIIGIDAFGILSPPGEVITAMSRDKTPPPPAKNLQTKVLKNGTVELTWEADSDPDLAGFSIGRSSENSLSGYELLTKNLLPKTTRRYIDTQPYKDKPNYYIVLASDTAKNASASMASLMVFADTTAPATPTGLKGSIDSLGILTLRWNPNTEKDLKGYIVYYSNDPKHIFTAASDSAVAENFFIDSLSLITLTEDIYFKVRAVDFNHNRSAESEVIKVSKPDKIPPAAPQFSHYTIEDKKVSLHLIPSSSTDVVEHQIFRRKEGETVWKTLGKLKGNIYVDTSAHSGSTYFYMAKALDDAQLLSPESAPLRIQTIRNLKGPSLTGTKIKREENKVILTWIPPKGEIKQIVWYKAVDKGGFETFAVSAATDKELVDTGVEKGKAYEYTSKVFYKDGRSSGFSPVVKTP, encoded by the coding sequence ATGAAAAAACTAATTTATATCCTACTCCTGTTCAGTCCCTTTTGGGCTTCGGCTCAACAGGACTCCACAAAGGTCCACTTATCGTTGATAAGTCACTATCAGGGTGATTCCGTTTTGTTACGCTGGGCACCGGATAGAGCCGGAGCCTGGTCTTTACTTTTGAAAACCGGCTATACCCTTCAAAGGTCTGAAGTAAGTTCAGATACTTCAAAAATGAGGTGGGTAAATCTTCACAGTAATCCTATATTACCTGAACCTTTAGATAAGTGGAAACATTTTAAGACGGAATATCCCTTAATAGCTGCCCAAGCCATTTACGGTAAAACCTTTGCCCAAACCATGATGGAGAAATCAGATGAACTAAGCAATAGATACTCCTACACTCTACTGGCCTCTGATTTAGATTTTACAACTGCCAGGTATGCTGGTTTAGCCTTTGTAGACAAAAAAGTTGACGCAAATAAGCAATATGTATACAGGTTAATGGCTGCTCAACCTTTAAAAAAATACTTACCTGTAGATACAGCTTATACAGCAGTTTCTTCTATTCCGACCAAACCTTGGGATGGACCCGGTATTTTGAAAACAGATGAATTAGAAAGAAAAATAAATATCTATTGGATAAGTAATATACATTCGGCCTTTTACATAGAGAGGTCTGAGGATGGCAAAAACTTCAAACGCTTGAACCAACTGCCTTTTGTTCCAATGAAAAACCCCCAACTTGAGGAGCAAGAGTTCCATACGTATTCAGATACTTTGGTACAGAATTATAAAAAATATTGGTACAGGATCATAGGTATAGATGCATTTGGAATTCTTAGTCCTCCGGGCGAGGTTATTACGGCTATGAGCAGAGATAAAACCCCTCCTCCTCCTGCAAAAAACTTACAAACCAAGGTACTTAAGAACGGAACTGTAGAATTAACCTGGGAAGCAGATTCCGATCCGGATCTTGCCGGATTCAGTATAGGAAGAAGTTCTGAAAACTCCTTGAGCGGATATGAGCTATTGACTAAAAACCTGCTTCCCAAAACCACGCGCAGATATATCGACACTCAACCTTACAAGGACAAACCTAATTATTACATCGTCCTTGCCTCTGATACGGCTAAGAATGCCTCCGCGAGCATGGCCTCATTAATGGTCTTTGCTGATACTACAGCGCCCGCTACCCCTACCGGACTCAAAGGCAGCATAGACAGCCTAGGAATCCTAACTTTGAGATGGAATCCTAATACAGAAAAAGATTTGAAAGGGTATATTGTTTACTATTCCAATGACCCTAAACATATTTTTACCGCCGCCTCTGACAGTGCCGTTGCTGAGAACTTCTTCATAGATAGTTTATCTTTAATCACACTAACGGAAGACATCTATTTCAAGGTTCGCGCGGTGGATTTCAATCACAACCGTTCAGCGGAATCAGAAGTCATTAAAGTGTCTAAGCCGGATAAAATTCCACCTGCAGCTCCACAATTTTCACATTACACTATTGAGGATAAGAAAGTCAGTTTGCACCTCATTCCAAGTTCAAGTACTGACGTAGTGGAACATCAAATCTTTAGAAGGAAAGAGGGGGAAACGGTCTGGAAAACCTTGGGAAAATTAAAGGGGAATATCTATGTAGACACTAGTGCACATTCCGGTTCCACTTATTTTTATATGGCCAAAGCCTTAGACGATGCCCAACTTCTATCTCCCGAATCAGCACCTTTACGTATACAGACCATCCGGAACCTGAAAGGCCCTTCTTTGACAGGGACAAAAATAAAGAGGGAAGAAAATAAGGTGATTCTTACATGGATTCCTCCAAAAGGTGAGATCAAACAAATAGTTTGGTACAAAGCCGTAGACAAAGGAGGATTTGAAACCTTTGCCGTTAGTGCTGCTACCGACAAAGAACTTGTAGATACTGGAGTAGAAAAAGGCAAAGCTTACGAATATACCAGCAAAGTCTTTTATAAAGATGGAAGAAGCTCCGGATTTTCACCCGTAGTGAAGACGCCTTAA